A region from the Janthinobacterium agaricidamnosum genome encodes:
- a CDS encoding sensor histidine kinase yields MQTWSLRRTLLTVLLGLTLALWVGSAAIVYVEARRESQELFDQSLTETGHLLLSLVAKEAREHGLTGPIDLPLRGQHNPHQYLLFKVRDAQQRVLYRNDAASDIALSRSAPDGLSWTTIGGQRWRLFSLWDPQRTLQLLVAEPTSHRDDISRGFFYRVALFGLLLVALATVAIWWAVHRVFRVLQACADEVSARTPDELADVGLAGAPDELHPLLLEINRLFGRVRHSRDNEQRFTADAAHELRTPLAAIKTNLQVLQRARSADEREEFIAALGASVERATRLVNQLLALARLDPQAQAQVALAPGDLAQLLAQQAAQWQALAAPYRLSLAVNVAPAPCALDADSLQMLLRNLVDNALRYTPAPGAVEISCGVEAGRSYVRVADTGPGIAEDMHERAFERFVRLGQAESATQLPGSGLGLSIVRRIAERHGAAIVLGAGLQGRGLAVTLVFPAA; encoded by the coding sequence GTGCAAACCTGGTCGCTGCGGCGCACCCTGCTGACGGTCCTGCTGGGCCTGACTCTGGCCCTGTGGGTGGGCAGCGCCGCCATCGTGTATGTGGAAGCGCGCCGCGAAAGCCAGGAATTGTTCGACCAGTCGCTGACCGAGACGGGGCATTTGCTGCTGTCGCTGGTGGCAAAGGAGGCGCGCGAACACGGCTTGACGGGGCCCATCGACCTGCCCCTGCGCGGCCAGCACAATCCCCACCAGTATTTGCTGTTCAAGGTGCGCGACGCGCAGCAGCGCGTGCTGTACCGCAACGATGCGGCGTCCGACATCGCCCTGTCGCGCAGCGCGCCCGATGGCCTGTCGTGGACCACGATAGGTGGCCAGCGCTGGCGTCTGTTCTCGCTGTGGGACCCGCAGCGCACTTTGCAACTGCTGGTGGCCGAGCCGACCAGCCACCGCGACGACATCAGCCGCGGCTTCTTTTACCGCGTTGCGCTGTTCGGCCTGCTGCTGGTGGCGCTGGCCACCGTCGCCATCTGGTGGGCCGTCCACCGCGTGTTTCGCGTGCTGCAAGCGTGCGCCGATGAAGTGTCGGCGCGTACGCCCGATGAACTGGCCGACGTCGGGCTCGCTGGCGCGCCGGACGAACTGCATCCGCTGCTGCTGGAAATTAACCGCCTGTTCGGCAGGGTGCGGCACAGCCGCGACAACGAACAGCGCTTCACGGCCGATGCGGCGCACGAACTGCGCACGCCGCTGGCCGCCATCAAGACGAATCTGCAAGTGCTGCAGCGGGCCCGCAGCGCGGACGAGCGCGAGGAATTCATCGCCGCCCTGGGTGCCAGCGTGGAGCGCGCCACGCGCCTCGTCAACCAGCTGCTGGCGCTGGCCCGGCTCGATCCGCAGGCGCAAGCCCAGGTGGCGCTGGCGCCGGGCGACCTGGCGCAGCTGCTGGCGCAGCAGGCCGCGCAGTGGCAGGCGCTGGCCGCGCCGTACCGGCTGTCGCTGGCCGTGAACGTGGCGCCGGCGCCCTGCGCGCTCGATGCGGACAGCCTGCAGATGCTGCTGCGTAACCTGGTCGACAATGCGCTGCGCTACACGCCGGCGCCGGGCGCCGTCGAGATCAGTTGCGGCGTGGAAGCGGGACGCAGCTATGTGCGCGTGGCCGATACGGGACCGGGCATCGCGGAAGACATGCATGAGCGCGCGTTCGAACGCTTCGTGCGCCTGGGGCAGGCGGAAAGTGCGACGCAGCTGCCCGGCAGCGGGCTGGGCCTGTCCATCGTGCGGCGCATCGCCGAGCGGCATGGCGCGGCCATCGTGCTGGGCGCCGGCTTGCAGGGCAGGGGGCTGGCGGTGACGCTGGTGTTTCCCGCCGCATAG